The Penaeus vannamei isolate JL-2024 chromosome 2, ASM4276789v1, whole genome shotgun sequence region ctttccttctctgaaATATCCTCGGCGAattgctctcctccttccccctaacgacaccaaaataaaagccaaaaatGGACCAACTCTGCCTCACGTTTGAACACTACGACACCCGATGAGGTTTAAATACTCGACCAATCACGAGGCCGCTCTTACTCCAGAGGTCAAGCGAGAAactattttctctgtttctttatcgttattttagTTAGAATAAACGACTTTCAtatccatttttatatattttttaataaaagaTACATTTAAAGATTTGTCTTGAAGGTGTTAGATATTTTATAGAATGATTCAAACTTTCTTGGGGTTTTTGTTATGGTTGAACTCAGCTGAGTTTGAACTTGGAATTTTGAACCGCATTTTTTTGAATGGAAAGTATCATAAACACATGGACTTCAAATTCATCAAATATCTTTTTATCAGTCTATATCGTTTAAGTTTAAGTTGATATCGCAATCGGTAATACTAAAGTTGTAAATGGTTATAACAGCCAGCGACAGATATGAAAAATGCTACACAAACAAATTTCTTCAGGTGAATCACACCCAACCTTCGTGTCCTGTACGAAGGGATAATTATATACCTTACCTCACCTTCGAACTTAATAGCTTCGTATCCTAAGATGCTGACATTGGCTGATTTAAATACACAATACACTAGGAAAAGAGATAACTGGCACGAAAATGCGAAATCTATAAACTCATtcgtctatataaatatatagtttatatgcaTATTCTATGTCCTTAGTACATCCATCCGTACACATATACGTGCatgagcacacgcacgcacgcacacacacacacacacacacacacacacacacacacacacacacacacacacacacacacacacacacacacacacacacacacacacacacacgcacgcacgcacacacacacaagcacacatatttatatatataaagcagtgttatccaaacattttcgcctattgtaccctatATTACCTTCTTTACTGTTACGTACCCCTCCCtctgtccaccatggctaaacaaattGTTTTGTTTAggttaatgcaaataatatactaattatgaaaagaactTAATacgcgaataaaaaagatgattcataaaGGATGTTATGtttctgtttgcttgtgtgtgtgtgtgtgtgtgtgtgtgtgtgtgtgtgtgtgtgtgtgtgtgtgtgtgtgtatgtgtgtgtgtgtgtgtgtttcttgtttgttcacatacccttatgatctatgttgtgcACCCCCAGGTGTACGCAGACCCTAGTTTGGACAGCACTGatttagagtatatatatatatatatatatatatatatatatatatatatatatatataaacatacatatatgtttgtatatatatatatacatatatatatatatatatatgcatatatatatattcatatatatatacatatatatatatacatatatatatatatatatatatatatatatatatatatatatatatatatatccatgggtgtgtgtacatatatatatagatttgaacatacacacactcacaaaacacacacacacacatacacacacaagcagacagacacacacacatacacactcatatatatatagtttggacagcactgagtatatatatatatatatatatatatatatatatatatatatatatatatatatatatatatataaacatacatatatatgtttgtgtatatatatatatatatatatatatatatatatatatatatatatatatatatgtacatatatatattcatatatatacatatacatatacatatatatatatatatatatatatatatatatatatatatatatatatatatatatccatgggtgtgtgtatatatatatagagatttgaacatacacacactcacaaaacacacacacacacatacacacatatatatatatatatatatatatatatatatatatatatatatatatatatatatgtatatatatatatatatatatatatatataaatacttatatatgtatatatatatatatatatatatatatatgtacagatacataagtatgtatatgtatgtatgtatatataaacatacttatttatatacgtatacatatatatatatatatatatatatatatatataaatatatatatatatacatatatatttatatatgtatacatatataaacaaatatgtttatatacgtatatgtatacttatctgtatatatatgtatatatatatatatgtatatatatatatgcatatgtatatatttacatatagatatacatatatatatatatatatatatatatatatatatatatatatatatatatatatatatatatatatatacacacacacacacatacacacacacacacacacacacacacacacacacacacacacacgcacacacacacacacacacacacacacacacacacacacacacacacatatatatatatatatatatatatatatatatatatatatatatatatatatatataaatatgtttatgtatatatatatatatatatatatatatatatatatatatatatatatatatatatatacatatatatacatgtgtgtgtacacacaaacacacacacacatacatgtatatatgtatatatacacacgcaactatatatataaatatatatatatatatatatataaatatacataaataaatatatatatatatatatatatatatatatatatatatatatatatatatatatatataaatacacacacacacacacacctacatatatatattatatatatatatatatatatatatatatatatatatatatatatatatatatatatatatatatatatatataaataaatatatatatatacatatatatatatatatatatatatatatatatatatatatatatatatatatatatatatatatatatatacatatgcgcgtgtgtgtgtgtgtatagattttgtattattctatacacatatatatatatgtatttgtgtatgtgtgtacgtgtgtgtgtgtgcgttcatttatatatgtctctctctctctctctctctctctctctatctctctctctatatatatatatatatatatatatatatatataaatatatatatatatatatatatatatatatatatatgtgtgtgtgtgtgtgtgtgtgtgtgtgtgtatgtgtgtgtgcatatatatatatacagacacacaaacacgcaaaaactcacataaacacacacacacacacgcacacacacacacacacacacgcacgcacgcacgcacgcacgcacgcacgcacgcacgcacgcacgcacccacacacacacacacacacacgcacacgcacacgcacacgcacacgcacacgcacacacacacacacacacacacacacacacacacacacacacacacacacacacatatatatatatatatatatatatatatatatatatatatatatatatatatatgtatatatatatatatatatatatatatatatatatatgatgtatatatatatatatatatatatatatatatatatatacatatatgatgtatatatatgtatatatatgtatatatatatatatatatatatatatatatatatatatatatatatatatatatatatatatatatatatataatatacatgtatgatgtatatatatatatatatatatatatatatatatatatatatatatatatatatatatatatatatatgtatatatatatatatatatatatatatatatatatatatatatatatatatatatatatatatatatatatatatatacatacatacatacatacatatatatatatatatatatatatatatatatatatatatatatatatatatatatatatatgtatgtatatgcatatgtatatatttacataaaaaaaatatatatatatatatacatatattaataaatatatatatatatttatatatatatatatatatatatatatatatatatatatatatatatatatacatatatacatatatatggatgtacatatattatgtattcatttatacgcacatatatacatacatatatatatatatatatatatatatatatatatatatatatatatatatatatataaatatatatatatatatatatatatatatatacagatatatatatatatatatatatatatatatatatatatatatatatatatatatatatacatatacatatatatatatatatatatatatatatatatatatatatatatatatatatattatatgtaaatatatacatatgcatatatacatatatatatatatatatatatatatatatatatatatatatacacatatacatatatatatatatatatatatatatatatatatatatatatatatatatatataaatgtatatataaatgtatatatatatatatatagatatatagatatatatatatatatatgatatatatatatatagtgtgtgtgtgcgtgtttacacacaaacacacacgcacacatacatgtatatagatgtatatacacacacacaactatatatatacacacacacacacacacacacacacacacatacacacccacacagacacacacacacacacacacacacacacacacacacacacacacacacacacacacacacgcacacacacacacacacacacatatatatatatatatatatatatatatatatatatataatatatatatatacatacatacatataatatatatatatatatatatatatatatatatatatatatatatatatatatacatataatatatatatatatatatatatatatatatatataaatacatatatatatatatatatatatatatatatatattacatatatacaaatatatatatatacatatgcgtgtgtgtgtgtttgttcatatatatatatatatatatatatatatgtatgtatatatatatatatatatgtatgtatatatatatatgtatgtatatatatatatgtatgtatatatatatatatatatatatatatatgtatatatatacatatatatatatacatatatatatatatatacatatataaatacacacaaacacgcaaacacatataaacacacactcacactcacactcacactctctcacacacacatggacacacacacacactcatgcacacacacacacatacactcatgcacacacacacaaacacagacacagacacacacacacacacaaacacacacacacacacaaacacacacacacacactcatgcacacacacacacacacacacacacacacacacacacacacacacacacacacacacactcatgcacacacacacacacacacacacacacacacacacacacacacacacacacacacacacgcacacacacacacgcactatctatctatctatctatctatctatctatctatctatctatctatctatctatctatatacatatatatatataataaatatatatatatatatacatatgtatatatacatatgtatatatatatatataatatatatatatatatatatatatatatatatatatatatatatgtatataggtatgtatgtatacatatatatgtatacatacatatatatatatatatatatatatatgtatacatatatatgtatatatataatatatatatatatatatatatatgtatgtatgtatgtatatgtatatatatatatatatacatacatacatacatacatacatatatatatatgtatatatatatatgtatatacatacatatatatatatatatatatatatatatatatatatatatatatatatatatatatatatatatatatatatatatatgcatgtacataaattgtgtattcatttatacatatatacatacatatgtatatgtaaatatatacatatgtacacacacacacacacacacacacacatatatgtgtatatatatgtttatatgcatatatctgtgtatatatacatacatatatgtatatacacacaaacacacacacacacatatatatatactcatttatatgtatatgtatgtatttatgtgtatatatgtatatatgcatgtatgtgtgtgtgtatatacatacatatatgtatatacacaaacacacacgcatgtatatgtatatatgtgtgtattatgtattatttcatacacatgcatatatatatatacatgtatatatatgcatatgtatacatatatacatacatttacatatatatgtatgtatgcagattacagaatattttttttctggctcGCAAATTACTTACGCGAATCCATTAGTATCAAGTAACTATGTCTGAGTAGAATAACTACCGACGTGTTTGTGTTCTCTTGACTCAGGTATCTAAATATATTTGTAGACCGATTTTCTCGATGTTAAATATTTTTCAGCAATCTATCCATTTGCTATTACGGTTTATTTTATTCAGCATTAACTAATGTTTCTTACAAAACCAGTTTTAGAAATAACTTCATATGTATCACACCCTCTCAGGTGCTGTTTCTATTGCGGTCTTTCCATATTTTAATAGACCCAAAAGCTTTTGATACGTATATATCTAGCTTAAACAGATCTTGTAagaacatacacatgtaaatatatgtaagagTAAGGATTTTTCTGTGGCTGGAGTGAGGTACTTAGAAGTAATAGTGATTCCAATAAAGGTTGTGGTAAATAAGTTTAGCTAtcaattattttgtatatatacacttgcagGTCGGTTCCTGTTACCAAGTCATAGTATATGGCTCTTTCGAGTTAGATTTCGTGGATTTGTTCTTTTATATTACTACCTGAAAATAAAACGTGGTATTTATCGTTTGTAGTTTGAGCAAAATAAGCCACAGGAAAACAGAGAACATCTTTGATATCGAGTATTTTTCCAGTGTCTGGAATCTTAATGAAACCACCAATAGAAAATAAATTCCCtttttattgtcagtaataaataaaaataaatatctattcTTTACACGAATGTAATTTTTCTTTCGtcaaaatcatcaaaattgtAAAAATTCCTTTAAGAATAAAGCATGAAACTAGTACTTGAGAGACAAAAAAGTGTAACCTTCGAATCTCTTCCGTATACATCTTATCTTGAAATCAATTTCTAACTCAAACATTGGCTTCTTATCTTCACATAATGCCGATCTAATCAAACATCTGAAACAAAATagcatacttttattattactaccatcactgTCTTAGCGTCATAAAATTAAATATTTCTCATCATAAAACATGTTTTGCACTTATTCAAACCTCAGCTTAAATTGTTCAAATATTAAAGTGCCCATAAAATATGTCTGTGCACTAACCGTCTTCAACAGAATGCTGGATGAAGTGAAATGCTGATCACATGTAGTGTTTAACACCAGCTCATCGAACCTGAAATGTTAAAAAGTAattcggtaataataataataataaaaataacaataccaacaacaacaatgatcataatgatgataataacaaaatgataattagtataacaatcataataataatagttagacGATATTCACCATAACGTTACCTTGACCCATGTTTTATGTACGATGGATTGATATATGGATGGCCAAGACAAGAGAAGATTCCAGCAAAAGAATACATGAACGCATAGTAATATAACAGCAACtagtatattattaataataataatggcatattAAGAAtcttgattatgaaaatgataacaataacaaaaaagaaacaacagacaTGAATCTAACTTTTTAATGGCTGCTGTCGTCTTGTAGTAGATGGAATCCCCGTGTATGAAGGCCGTGAGATTTGTGCGTCGGACTTCGTTGGTGAATTTAATGAAAGTCATCCAGGTGCCTGTCTCTTGGGTCGTGTCAATGTCAGCGGCTGTATATACCTTATTCAGGACCTGGGGGTAGGGTAGTTAGTAATCAGTCGGTAAATAACAAATAAGTATATCTGATCAAggtaaaaaagaagggagggagagagagagaggagagagaggagagagaggagagagagagagggagagggagagggagagggagagggagggagagagagggagagagggaaagtcggagggagagggagagggagggagggagggagggagggagggagggagagagagagagagagagagagagagagagagagagagagagagagagagagagagagagagagagagagagagagagagaggatgaactaGGAGGCGCAACaagtgaagaaaaatgaaagaaacaaatccAAAGAATTGTACCTTCTCGCAACACCTGTCAGCCATAGAGCACTCAATCAGAGGTCTGTTCCGTCCAAAGAAGGGTCCAAAGAAGCTGGGGTGCGGCAGATCCTTGAGGGCAAACACTCCCAACTTGCCGAGATGATGACTAGACTGACCGATTCCAAAGTACTTCGGAAGGGTCTTCAGTCTCAGCGAACCGGTCTCTTTCTCGACAATAGCCTGAGAAAATCGATCGAGGTCATCAAGACAACTGGACACACCAAATGATCAATAGGCCACTTGTACGTGTCTCTATTGATTCTTAGTGTAAAAGATACTTGTGGGGTATAACCATAGAAAAGTGCATTCACCCCTATCAAAAAATTCTGCCGACACATTTTCCTACCAAGTAAGCGACAGTTAAACCTCGCAATTCTGATGATCAACTAGCATTTTAAGCATTGTGAAATAAACCTACCCGAGTATCTGGTATGTGTACCACGAAGTCTGCCATGCATATTCCGTTCTCGGTCTCTTTACAGCCATCAGCTGGGAGAAAAGAAATCAGTGTGGTTGGAATTCATATGAAAAAGCTAATGCGATTAGTGTTtatcaagacaaaagaaaaagtaatgCTATGTGATTTGACAAACCATTGTTTGACAAATAAACTTACAATGCAAATGCGGCTCATCGAACGTCAAGATGCAGTAGCCTGCACGCGTCTGCTCTTCCGTAAGAGGCTTCGGGAGACGGAACACGCACCCTGAGGAGTCCCGGCGCGATGACAGGACCGGCTTGTGATACGTGATCCTGTAGGAGTGACTTCGTGGTGGCGTCATTCTATCGGCGTGTTCTAACTCGGACGATTCTTCGTCGAAGGTGGTGTCGTTGAGGGTGAGGTCCCCGACTGCCAGGTCCGATTCTGACGGGTGTCTTCCGTGGCGAGGCGAACGCAAAGGTCGGTACTTTGCACGCAGGGCGCAGCCATGTAGCTCATCGGCGGCTGACAAGGCCACGCGCACCCCGCGGCCGGCATCCTGGCCGTCGTCACTGG contains the following coding sequences:
- the LOC113825608 gene encoding uncharacterized protein, which translates into the protein MRSGRQDTHASPVLVKSEKTSTPGDLGKEETSFCVREKSLCCQSFMEHQLHASDDGQDAGRGVRVALSAADELHGCALRAKYRPLRSPRHGRHPSESDLAVGDLTLNDTTFDEESSELEHADRMTPPRSHSYRITYHKPVLSSRRDSSGCVFRLPKPLTEEQTRAGYCILTFDEPHLHSDGCKETENGICMADFVVHIPDTRAIVEKETGSLRLKTLPKYFGIGQSSHHLGKLGVFALKDLPHPSFFGPFFGRNRPLIECSMADRCCEKVLNKVYTAADIDTTQETGTWMTFIKFTNEVRRTNLTAFIHGDSIYYKTTAAIKKFDELVLNTTCDQHFTSSSILLKTMFD